A genomic window from Chitinophaga pollutisoli includes:
- a CDS encoding DoxX family protein, producing MKKSHKIIYWIATIWLALGMLSGGIFQLLQVKASVDGIMHLGYPAYFVSLLGVWKIFGVIALLVPGFPIVKEWAYAGFFFAMSGAVISHIISGDGMAQIFPSLFAVILTVISWYFRPANRRVSIASVA from the coding sequence ATGAAAAAGTCTCACAAAATCATTTACTGGATCGCCACCATCTGGCTGGCATTAGGCATGCTTTCCGGCGGAATTTTCCAATTGCTGCAGGTAAAAGCGTCGGTAGACGGCATCATGCACCTGGGCTATCCCGCCTATTTCGTTTCCCTCCTTGGCGTCTGGAAAATTTTCGGGGTGATCGCCCTGCTCGTGCCGGGATTCCCCATTGTGAAAGAATGGGCCTATGCCGGGTTTTTCTTCGCCATGTCGGGCGCGGTGATCTCCCACATCATTTCCGGTGACGGAATGGCGCAGATATTCCCTTCGCTCTTTGCCGTGATCCTCACCGTGATTTCCTGGTACTTCAGGCCGGCCAACAGGCGCGTGTCAATTGCATCCGTCGCTTAA
- a CDS encoding family 78 glycoside hydrolase catalytic domain gives MYPKYAIPALCLMLTVFTAVAQQKAPSGLLCDLLAFPELQVENGYPVPPEFPHRGGAPLQEVRIGNRQPAFSWIIPVASQQSAYQIIVRSSDGKEVWNSGKTASRRSVAVDYAGTPLAGDAVYYWQVKFWDEKDQESDYATPQRFRMAKNITAYNTARYPLQKTDQQPVTIRQSDNTWRADFGKDAFGQLRLTLTSSTGKDTVIVRMGEALRPDGSIHPRPGGTIRFQEHRLPLLAGTHTYRVRIRPDARNTGGQAVLMPDYIGEVLPFRYVELSGYEGNPGKEGLVRSIVHYPFNDEAASFVSSDSTLNAVWELCKYSMKATTFAGVYVDGDRERIPYEADAYINQLGHYAADREFSLARYSHEYLLHHATWPTEWILQSVLMAWHDYLYTGDIRSARYHYTDLTAKLLLPLEDANGLISTRTRKQDAALLRSIHFKGDGIRDIVDWPHTGILGLGKAEGGETDGFVFERYNAVVNAWYFHALRAMSKMAEATGKSEDAKALSARAENVRKAYRKTFFDPKRKIFRDGDSTQHASLHANMFALAFGLADEADLPSLAAFIRSRGMACSVYGSQFLMDAVYDAGDEAYGLSLLASRSERSWYNMIRAGSTITMEAWDNKYKPNQDWNHAWGAVPANIIPRRLMGIEPLEPGFSVFRVKPMPGGLQHASLQLPTVRGNIKMAFRQEGGTFFLDLEIPGNSAAEVHIPKAFTGKNYKLRVNGVATKPSRNGAFTLRSGQYAIVAGK, from the coding sequence ATGTACCCGAAATACGCCATTCCCGCCCTTTGCCTGATGTTGACGGTCTTTACGGCGGTTGCACAGCAAAAAGCCCCTTCCGGTTTATTGTGCGACCTGCTCGCGTTCCCGGAGCTTCAGGTAGAAAACGGCTATCCGGTGCCCCCTGAATTCCCTCACCGCGGCGGCGCGCCCTTGCAGGAAGTGCGTATCGGTAACAGGCAACCGGCGTTCAGTTGGATCATTCCCGTGGCCAGCCAGCAATCTGCCTACCAGATAATCGTTCGGAGCAGCGATGGAAAAGAAGTATGGAATTCGGGGAAGACGGCTTCCCGCCGGTCGGTAGCCGTGGATTATGCAGGCACGCCGCTCGCCGGAGACGCGGTGTATTACTGGCAGGTGAAATTCTGGGACGAAAAAGACCAGGAAAGCGACTACGCCACCCCGCAACGCTTCCGGATGGCGAAAAACATAACGGCATACAATACGGCCAGGTACCCATTGCAGAAAACGGACCAGCAGCCGGTGACCATCCGGCAATCGGATAATACCTGGCGCGCGGATTTTGGGAAAGATGCATTCGGACAATTGCGGCTTACGTTGACGAGCAGCACCGGGAAGGATACGGTGATCGTCCGCATGGGAGAAGCCCTCCGGCCAGACGGCAGCATTCATCCCCGGCCCGGCGGCACGATCCGCTTCCAGGAGCATCGTTTGCCGCTGCTGGCGGGCACGCATACCTACCGGGTGCGCATCCGGCCGGATGCGCGCAACACGGGCGGGCAGGCCGTCCTCATGCCGGATTACATCGGCGAAGTGCTGCCGTTCCGGTATGTGGAACTGAGCGGGTATGAAGGAAATCCCGGGAAAGAAGGACTCGTCCGTTCGATAGTACATTATCCCTTCAACGACGAAGCCGCCAGCTTCGTGTCGTCGGACAGCACGTTAAACGCAGTATGGGAATTGTGCAAATACAGCATGAAAGCGACCACCTTCGCGGGAGTGTATGTAGACGGCGACCGGGAACGGATCCCTTATGAAGCAGACGCTTACATCAACCAACTGGGACATTACGCGGCCGACCGGGAGTTTTCGCTGGCCCGGTATTCCCACGAATACCTGTTACACCACGCTACCTGGCCCACGGAGTGGATTTTGCAATCGGTGCTCATGGCCTGGCACGATTATCTTTATACCGGCGACATCCGTTCCGCCCGGTATCATTATACCGATCTCACCGCCAAACTCCTCCTCCCGTTGGAAGATGCCAACGGCCTCATCAGTACTCGCACCCGCAAGCAAGACGCAGCATTGCTACGGTCCATCCATTTCAAGGGCGACGGCATCCGCGATATCGTAGACTGGCCGCATACCGGCATCCTGGGGCTGGGGAAGGCGGAAGGCGGTGAAACGGACGGGTTTGTATTCGAACGTTACAACGCCGTCGTGAATGCCTGGTATTTCCATGCGTTGCGCGCCATGTCGAAAATGGCGGAGGCGACCGGCAAAAGCGAAGACGCCAAAGCGCTGTCGGCAAGGGCGGAGAATGTGCGCAAAGCTTATCGCAAAACGTTCTTCGATCCCAAAAGGAAAATTTTCCGCGATGGCGACAGTACACAACATGCTTCCCTGCATGCGAACATGTTTGCATTGGCGTTTGGGTTGGCCGATGAAGCGGACCTTCCATCCCTTGCAGCTTTCATCCGTTCCCGCGGCATGGCCTGCAGCGTGTACGGCAGCCAGTTTCTCATGGATGCGGTGTATGACGCGGGTGATGAAGCATATGGTTTATCACTCCTCGCATCCCGCTCGGAACGAAGCTGGTACAATATGATCCGTGCAGGCAGCACCATCACCATGGAAGCCTGGGACAATAAATACAAACCGAACCAGGACTGGAACCACGCCTGGGGTGCGGTGCCGGCCAACATCATCCCGCGTCGTTTGATGGGAATCGAACCCCTGGAGCCAGGTTTTTCCGTTTTCCGGGTGAAGCCTATGCCCGGCGGTTTACAGCATGCGTCGCTGCAATTGCCGACTGTCCGCGGCAATATCAAAATGGCGTTCAGGCAGGAGGGAGGAACGTTTTTCCTCGACCTGGAAATCCCCGGGAATTCCGCCGCGGAGGTACATATTCCGAAAGCGTTTACCGGGAAAAATTACAAATTGCGGGTGAACGGAGTGGCCACCAAACCCTCGCGCAACGGGGCCTTCACATTGCGCAGCGGACAATATGCCATCGTAGCCGGCAAATAG
- a CDS encoding DUF3472 domain-containing protein produces MKIKLLLSGCALTLSALFGSCSKEKTEASIALRPDQSLSALPPASSYSVPLAGNGYVTTLASGGAEVITGNGLGNWTSANSITSVWFRVAQTGTLNVSLRAKVPSGTSNIRVTVNGTNFTKTITGSSYATHAIGSVTIAAAGYVRVDLKGISKTGSYFGDVSDVIISGAATASDVVFANDPANYYWSRRGPSVHMGYTIPAGNTAEWFYNEMTVPAGEDNIGSYFMSNGFSGGYFGIQVNSATERRVLFSVWDPSVGTTTLVRKGPNVVDNTFGGEGTGGQSYLLFNWTAGTTYRFLTQIKPDGTGATLYSSWIYTPETSAWRFIATWKRPNTVSWYTSAHSFLENFIDTRGYFGRKVRYNNQWIRNTAGTWVELTRGRFTIDATGTNDQRRDYAGGLESGSFYLRNGGYFATSTAYGSTFSRPALGVAPNVNLSTLP; encoded by the coding sequence ATGAAAATCAAGTTATTGCTGAGCGGTTGCGCCCTTACATTGAGCGCGCTGTTCGGTTCCTGCAGCAAGGAAAAAACCGAAGCATCCATTGCGTTGCGACCCGATCAATCCCTGTCTGCCCTCCCTCCGGCTTCCTCCTATTCCGTGCCCCTGGCCGGAAACGGCTATGTAACCACGCTGGCCTCCGGCGGCGCGGAAGTGATCACCGGCAACGGCCTCGGCAACTGGACCAGCGCCAACAGCATTACCAGCGTCTGGTTCCGCGTGGCGCAAACAGGTACGCTGAACGTGTCCCTCCGCGCCAAGGTGCCCTCAGGTACCAGCAATATCCGCGTGACGGTGAACGGCACAAACTTCACCAAAACCATTACCGGCTCTTCCTACGCCACGCATGCCATTGGCTCCGTTACCATTGCCGCCGCGGGATATGTGCGGGTAGACCTGAAGGGCATTTCCAAAACGGGCAGCTATTTCGGCGATGTGTCAGACGTCATCATCAGCGGAGCTGCCACGGCCAGCGACGTGGTGTTTGCCAATGATCCCGCCAATTACTACTGGAGCCGCCGCGGCCCCTCCGTCCATATGGGCTACACTATTCCCGCAGGGAACACGGCCGAGTGGTTCTATAACGAAATGACCGTCCCCGCAGGGGAAGACAATATCGGCTCCTACTTCATGAGCAACGGTTTCTCCGGCGGATATTTCGGCATCCAGGTAAACAGCGCTACAGAGCGCAGGGTCCTTTTCTCCGTTTGGGATCCGTCCGTTGGTACCACCACCCTCGTGCGCAAAGGCCCCAATGTGGTCGACAATACCTTTGGCGGCGAGGGTACGGGCGGACAAAGCTACCTGCTCTTCAACTGGACGGCCGGTACTACATACCGTTTTCTCACCCAGATCAAGCCCGACGGTACCGGCGCCACGTTGTATTCGTCCTGGATCTATACGCCGGAAACTTCGGCCTGGCGCTTCATCGCCACCTGGAAGCGGCCCAACACCGTTTCGTGGTACACCAGCGCGCATTCTTTCCTCGAAAACTTCATCGACACCCGCGGCTACTTCGGGCGGAAAGTGCGGTACAACAATCAATGGATACGCAATACCGCCGGTACCTGGGTGGAACTGACGCGAGGCCGTTTCACGATCGACGCTACCGGTACCAACGACCAGCGACGCGACTATGCGGGCGGACTGGAGTCAGGCAGCTTCTATCTGCGGAACGGCGGGTATTTCGCGACGTCTACCGCCTACGGTTCAACGTTCTCACGACCTGCACTGGGCGTGGCGCCGAATGTCAACCTTTCCACTTTGCCATAA
- a CDS encoding serine hydrolase domain-containing protein → MKHVIKPFKTLAVSAMTLAGLASCEKEMPIKSNDAYFSTAEFKKNLKAALAGARGYQFAITQNGQVADTAEYGIATVGGAKSDLDMFINVASVTKTLTAATVVQYMLQKDVTIESKIGAWLPASWAVHDTIKKLSFKQLLTHTSGIRGSATEWSSLMTTAASPITAPQSYEYSNINFALFRAILPKLHDSAKFRQRELSLPAADFQLWMSQEYMRLVNLHVLSKAGIPARGCAPVTGKMSMMMTEGPYRLIGSDFGDWSNKCGGGGWVLTTMEMARVIVYLTHSDNILSPEERALMDNNRLGWVARFPVKGGLAYGHDGALYVNRNKEEGLNGGDVGSQTLIIKLPAKVELALGVNSVKDGWRDLYDIVAAAYNKSWVNN, encoded by the coding sequence ATGAAACACGTTATCAAACCCTTCAAAACGCTTGCTGTATCCGCTATGACCCTTGCCGGGCTTGCATCTTGCGAGAAAGAAATGCCCATCAAGTCGAACGACGCGTATTTCAGTACCGCTGAATTTAAAAAGAACCTGAAAGCCGCACTCGCCGGGGCGCGCGGGTATCAGTTCGCCATTACGCAAAACGGACAGGTGGCGGACACAGCGGAATATGGGATCGCCACTGTTGGCGGCGCCAAATCCGACCTGGATATGTTCATCAACGTCGCAAGCGTCACCAAAACGCTGACAGCCGCCACCGTTGTGCAGTACATGTTGCAGAAAGACGTTACCATCGAATCGAAGATCGGCGCGTGGCTGCCTGCTTCCTGGGCGGTACATGACACCATCAAAAAACTTTCGTTCAAGCAATTATTGACGCACACATCCGGCATCCGCGGCAGCGCTACGGAATGGTCTTCGCTGATGACAACGGCGGCTTCGCCCATTACGGCGCCTCAATCGTACGAATACTCCAACATCAATTTCGCATTGTTCCGCGCGATCCTTCCCAAGCTGCATGATTCCGCGAAATTCCGGCAGCGTGAACTGTCCTTGCCGGCCGCTGATTTCCAGTTATGGATGAGCCAGGAATACATGCGACTGGTGAACCTGCACGTACTTTCAAAAGCCGGCATCCCTGCCCGCGGCTGCGCGCCGGTAACGGGAAAAATGTCGATGATGATGACCGAAGGGCCCTACCGGTTGATCGGCAGCGATTTCGGGGATTGGTCCAACAAATGCGGCGGCGGCGGATGGGTGCTGACGACGATGGAAATGGCCCGCGTAATCGTCTACCTCACCCATTCCGACAATATCTTGTCGCCCGAGGAACGCGCGCTGATGGATAACAACCGCCTCGGATGGGTGGCCCGCTTCCCGGTAAAAGGGGGCCTGGCTTACGGCCACGACGGTGCCCTGTATGTGAACCGCAATAAGGAAGAAGGCCTGAACGGCGGTGACGTAGGCAGCCAGACGCTGATCATCAAACTGCCTGCAAAAGTGGAGCTGGCGCTGGGCGTGAATTCTGTCAAAGACGGCTGGCGCGACCTGTACGATATCGTGGCGGCGGCTTACAACAAATCCTGGGTGAACAATTAA
- a CDS encoding MFS transporter, with product MPTFPLQSAKGRSVMAASILASSMAFIDGTALNVVLPALQEQLQATAAGLFWVLNAYLLMLAALILVGGALGDRLGRKRVFMTGILVFIAGSAACGLAGNVEQLVLFRVLQGGGGALMIPGSLSLLSSSINENEQGKAIGTWSAFTTLVTMGGPVLGGALADAGLWRYIFFINVPIGLISLFILRRHVPEQRDESAAGGIDYMGGVLTALGLAALTFGFLRMPEYGISHWQSWGALAAGVLLLAVFVRVEMQSPHPMLPLHLFRNRTFSGANLLTFFLYAAMGTGMLFVSLNMVQVQGYSQLQSGLTFLPFTVLMILLARPAGSWADKTGPRPFLVGGPLLAGTGLFLMSLAGETGGPSHYWTTFFPGILVLGLGMSLTVAPLTATVMGALPPQLSGTASGVNNAVTRIASVFATAIFGALAVLLLAKDVRQGLEGLTMNDGVKSAVVAETVNLGNAHPPGGVPRELTSTVKALYKEGFIAAYRKILLISAVLGWLSGLIAWWMIPGKAQFRKRPSASG from the coding sequence ATGCCGACATTCCCTTTACAATCCGCAAAAGGCCGCAGCGTGATGGCCGCTTCGATCCTCGCTTCTTCCATGGCGTTTATCGACGGCACTGCGCTCAACGTTGTACTGCCAGCGCTCCAGGAGCAACTGCAAGCCACGGCGGCAGGGCTATTCTGGGTCCTCAACGCCTATTTGCTCATGCTGGCGGCGCTCATCCTTGTGGGCGGCGCGCTCGGCGACAGGCTCGGCCGGAAGCGGGTATTCATGACCGGGATACTCGTTTTCATCGCGGGGTCGGCAGCCTGCGGCCTGGCGGGCAATGTGGAGCAGCTGGTGCTGTTCCGCGTGTTGCAGGGCGGGGGCGGGGCGCTTATGATCCCGGGAAGCCTGTCGCTGCTGTCGTCTTCCATCAACGAAAACGAACAGGGAAAGGCGATCGGCACCTGGTCGGCTTTCACAACGCTGGTGACCATGGGCGGGCCAGTGCTGGGAGGCGCCCTCGCCGACGCGGGGCTGTGGCGGTATATCTTTTTCATCAACGTTCCTATCGGCCTGATTTCCCTGTTCATCCTCCGCCGGCATGTGCCCGAACAGCGCGACGAATCGGCTGCCGGTGGGATCGATTATATGGGCGGCGTCTTAACCGCGCTCGGGCTCGCGGCGCTGACGTTCGGGTTTCTCCGGATGCCGGAATACGGCATTTCGCACTGGCAATCGTGGGGAGCCCTTGCAGCCGGTGTTCTATTGCTGGCCGTATTCGTCCGGGTGGAGATGCAATCACCCCATCCCATGTTGCCCCTGCATCTATTCCGCAACCGCACGTTCTCCGGCGCCAACCTGCTCACTTTTTTCCTATATGCGGCCATGGGCACCGGTATGCTGTTCGTTTCGCTCAACATGGTGCAGGTACAGGGTTATAGCCAGCTGCAATCGGGGCTTACTTTCCTGCCGTTTACCGTCCTCATGATCCTGCTGGCAAGGCCCGCGGGCAGCTGGGCGGATAAAACGGGGCCACGGCCGTTTCTCGTTGGCGGTCCGCTGCTCGCGGGAACGGGTTTGTTCCTGATGTCGCTGGCGGGAGAAACAGGCGGGCCTTCCCATTACTGGACCACTTTCTTTCCCGGGATTCTTGTACTGGGGCTGGGCATGTCGCTCACCGTGGCGCCGTTAACGGCCACAGTCATGGGTGCGCTGCCTCCGCAGCTTTCCGGAACCGCGTCCGGCGTCAACAATGCGGTGACGAGAATTGCCAGCGTGTTTGCCACCGCCATTTTCGGGGCGCTGGCCGTGTTGCTGCTCGCCAAAGACGTGCGGCAGGGGTTGGAAGGATTGACGATGAATGATGGAGTGAAATCCGCCGTGGTAGCAGAAACGGTCAACCTGGGCAATGCGCATCCGCCGGGTGGCGTGCCGCGGGAGCTTACTTCAACCGTGAAAGCGCTTTACAAAGAAGGTTTTATCGCGGCCTACCGTAAAATACTGCTTATCTCGGCCGTTCTTGGCTGGCTGTCGGGCCTTATTGCCTGGTGGATGATTCCCGGGAAAGCGCAATTCCGGAAACGGCCGTCAGCCAGCGGCTGA
- a CDS encoding LytTR family DNA-binding domain-containing protein, whose product MGIQCIVVDDEPLAVQVITEFIRKMPELSLAGTFNNPLEALAFLRREPSVKLVFLDIQMPELSGIEFMQLRQRGVDVIIVSAYDEYAVDGFQYDAVDYLLKPVPFDRFVKAVQKVTEKHPLQPPVPAQPDFIFIRTDKRIIRLNFSEILFVEALRNYVAIQTASQKILTLQNLRSFEEALPPRQFIRVHKSFIVAMNKIDSVEKQRIFMGQHMVPVGDTYVKQFYEAMGMS is encoded by the coding sequence ATGGGCATTCAATGCATAGTGGTGGACGATGAGCCGCTCGCCGTACAGGTTATCACGGAATTTATCAGGAAAATGCCGGAGCTTTCGCTCGCAGGCACTTTCAACAACCCGCTGGAAGCGCTCGCCTTCCTGCGCAGGGAGCCTTCCGTCAAACTCGTTTTCCTCGACATCCAGATGCCCGAGCTTTCCGGCATCGAATTCATGCAGCTGCGGCAGCGCGGCGTAGACGTGATCATCGTATCCGCTTACGACGAATACGCCGTCGACGGTTTCCAGTACGATGCAGTGGATTATCTCCTCAAACCCGTTCCCTTCGACCGTTTCGTGAAAGCCGTGCAGAAGGTGACGGAGAAACATCCACTGCAGCCGCCGGTTCCGGCACAACCGGATTTTATCTTCATCCGGACCGACAAGCGGATCATCCGGCTTAACTTCAGTGAAATCCTGTTCGTGGAAGCGCTGCGCAATTACGTCGCCATCCAAACGGCCAGCCAGAAAATCCTCACATTGCAAAACCTCCGCAGCTTCGAGGAAGCCCTGCCGCCACGGCAGTTTATCCGCGTGCATAAATCCTTCATCGTGGCTATGAACAAAATCGACAGCGTGGAAAAGCAGCGGATTTTCATGGGCCAGCACATGGTTCCTGTTGGCGATACGTACGTTAAACAGTTCTACGAAGCGATGGGTATGAGCTGA
- a CDS encoding histidine kinase yields the protein MQDRPDRFYRLREFAALLALWMFLMYGISLLGMPKMFTPSTFRYLHINRGVFGLLNFGLFYIAVRLVFPQFLSSRKWGQLLLKLLLLFTAATLIKWTVADRFFREEILQGGYRNGQPYYRDFWRYLRTEIWTNAMVGCAALAYVLFFAWLAEDKRRKQLSLQKQDAEFAILKMQLNAHFLMNSLNSIYSLALVRSPQVVDAAQTLSQILEYMTEQPPVAGYRTRLSDELKYLEDFIAMQRLRTGCQDCVRMRVTGDPQAHEIAPLLLVPFVENAFKHGVANRPEQPVEISLECGDEGIGFTVHNFKTRKRKDQSGGIGLVNVRKRLELVYPGQYDLSVNETENEYSSTLQIHWDNGHSMHSGGR from the coding sequence ATGCAGGACCGGCCTGACCGCTTTTACCGCCTCCGCGAGTTCGCCGCGTTGCTCGCGCTCTGGATGTTCCTCATGTATGGCATCTCCCTGCTGGGAATGCCGAAGATGTTCACGCCATCCACCTTCCGCTACCTGCATATCAACCGCGGGGTATTCGGCTTGCTGAATTTCGGGCTGTTCTATATCGCCGTCAGGCTGGTATTCCCGCAATTCCTTTCGTCGCGCAAATGGGGCCAGCTCCTGCTGAAATTACTGTTGCTTTTCACCGCGGCCACACTCATTAAATGGACAGTGGCCGACCGTTTTTTCCGGGAAGAAATCCTGCAGGGAGGTTACCGCAACGGGCAGCCTTATTACAGGGATTTCTGGAGATACCTGCGCACCGAAATCTGGACCAATGCCATGGTGGGCTGCGCCGCTCTGGCATATGTACTCTTCTTCGCATGGCTGGCGGAAGATAAAAGGCGGAAACAGCTCTCGCTGCAAAAACAGGACGCCGAATTCGCCATCCTGAAAATGCAGCTGAACGCGCATTTCCTCATGAACAGCCTCAACAGCATCTACAGCCTGGCGCTGGTACGTTCCCCCCAGGTGGTGGACGCCGCGCAAACGCTGTCGCAGATACTGGAATATATGACCGAACAGCCGCCGGTAGCGGGATACCGCACCCGATTGTCCGACGAGCTGAAATACCTGGAAGATTTCATCGCCATGCAACGGTTACGGACCGGCTGCCAGGATTGCGTGCGGATGCGGGTTACCGGAGATCCGCAGGCGCATGAGATCGCGCCGCTGCTGCTGGTGCCTTTCGTCGAAAACGCTTTCAAGCACGGTGTGGCCAACCGGCCGGAGCAGCCCGTGGAAATATCACTGGAATGCGGGGACGAAGGGATCGGATTTACCGTGCATAATTTCAAAACCCGCAAGCGGAAAGACCAGTCCGGCGGTATCGGCCTGGTAAACGTCCGGAAGCGGCTGGAACTCGTGTATCCGGGCCAGTACGATTTGTCCGTCAACGAAACAGAAAACGAATATTCAAGCACACTGCAAATACACTGGGACAATGGGCATTCAATGCATAGTGGTGGACGATGA
- a CDS encoding histidine kinase, protein MTPAKTYRYWIHLAIWMALILLYIFPMLKGNINSPLGLRYTLSRYFLYGFLNFNLFYILAFFVLPLHARKGAGRTALIAFTVILGACVIKYAVGHLFPDEILQLGIAMIGFKKTYHTFWSYGRLSLQTGLLVGLAAYAYYVILMWRAGDRESRRLELEAAAARKQFSQMQVSTGLLLRKLKAIKSMLENEEKREGEGAEAILQLSELLRYMLYDKGVKLDKAPLDRELYYFNIYLKLHNRLFPRQQVSLHMTGPTSGRYVTPLLLQTAAEKLLARQHNGLPVVLRLDIGNDALELSSTAKTTFLQRLAHLLPGSGEFRRFKTPLYAGPA, encoded by the coding sequence ATGACACCCGCTAAAACATACAGGTACTGGATACATCTCGCCATCTGGATGGCCCTGATCTTGCTGTACATCTTCCCGATGCTGAAGGGGAATATCAATAGTCCGCTCGGCCTCCGCTACACCCTCAGCCGGTATTTCCTGTACGGGTTCCTCAATTTCAACCTGTTTTACATCCTGGCGTTCTTCGTGCTGCCCCTCCATGCCCGAAAAGGCGCGGGGCGCACGGCGCTGATCGCATTTACGGTGATCCTCGGCGCCTGCGTCATCAAATACGCCGTAGGGCATCTATTCCCGGACGAAATCCTCCAACTGGGCATCGCCATGATCGGGTTCAAGAAAACGTACCATACCTTCTGGAGCTATGGCCGCCTGAGTTTGCAGACAGGCCTGCTGGTGGGCTTGGCGGCGTATGCGTATTACGTGATCCTCATGTGGCGGGCCGGCGACCGCGAAAGCCGGCGCCTGGAGCTGGAAGCCGCCGCCGCGCGCAAACAGTTCTCCCAGATGCAGGTATCCACCGGCCTGCTCCTGCGCAAACTCAAAGCCATCAAATCCATGCTCGAAAACGAAGAGAAACGGGAAGGCGAAGGCGCTGAAGCCATCCTCCAACTTTCCGAGCTACTGCGCTACATGCTCTACGATAAGGGCGTGAAGCTCGACAAAGCCCCCCTCGACCGGGAGCTTTACTATTTTAACATCTACCTGAAACTGCATAACCGCCTCTTTCCCCGCCAGCAGGTGAGCCTGCACATGACCGGCCCCACCTCCGGCCGGTACGTGACACCATTGCTGCTCCAGACCGCAGCGGAGAAACTGCTCGCCCGCCAACACAACGGCCTCCCGGTAGTGCTCCGGCTCGATATCGGCAACGACGCGCTGGAACTCAGCTCCACCGCCAAAACAACTTTCCTGCAACGCCTCGCACACCTGCTGCCGGGTTCCGGTGAATTCCGCCGGTTTAAAACACCGCTCTATGCAGGACCGGCCTGA